A single region of the Paludibacter jiangxiensis genome encodes:
- a CDS encoding SusC/RagA family TonB-linked outer membrane protein, which translates to MKKIKCLFLLLILCSFTAALAQQSGNVTGVITDEKGEAIIGAAVKLKGSTVGTVTDIDGKFSLKAPASSVLSISYVGYTSQEVSLNGRTSINVQLKEDTKKLDEVVVIGYGTVKKRDLTGAVSSVSGKDLAKNPVSNVTEALQGHLPGVNVLSQDGRPGATVSIKVRGGGSITQSNDPIFIVDGFPVSGISDIPADRIESIDVLKDASSTAIYGARGANGVILVTTKDAKGEKTSVTYSSYIQSKTAAKTLGVVDNAQDYVGYTWGYAGLLANTSTPTTSSYFPIGTTFFGLGTDPNAAANWAKYGTMKTHNYTNDLLRSTLSQNHNLSISGGSEKTKLLFEASYLNDKGIRINSGYERWNASLKVSHQLAKKMKMGLNLAYMQATTNGKNDVGNLASSYQYRPIEPLGDGSNYSGWGNGDANVDLSKNVVDIINNITQVNKDQNLRGQATLNWEIINGLILNDELGLGRSWSDDKYWDNGYNTAYKYAKLNESAGWNTRNAVTLNYKVPGLGKSNSLNLLAGQEVVLSNSNKTWIYGAGYPATFGFNDAFGQITMTDPSKGKDERGYTIGTPDRTLSYFGRANYSLLERYLLTATFRADGSTKFAPNNRWGYFPAAALAWRLSDEPFMASAKSWLDNLKVRLSYGESGADNISSSLWKDVWTPSTATVNGVVVTTYIPGSLLPNPNLKWETTISRNLGVDFGFWNNRLSGTVELYYNTNKDLLLRVPVDVTTGYQYQYQNMGKTSNKGIELSLNAGIIKSKDFNLKAGINYNYNINKIEQLAPGMITTYGQIFGSTTKLPTYEYQLIKGHSVGTLMSYHNTGYYSVNDFDYNASTKTYTLKSGVADFPLSVNYPGQKLFNLASGQKAFPGCLKLATNADGTATLNQYDMTPKHTGGFNLNGNYKNFDFSANFTWQIGGKIFNAQAMNDFYGNKDGSLGANHFAYFSNSYRLWEVKDGQMTYYSDPDNLNRINANASYALPTFENAIMLDNWVEDASFLRLATLTIGYTLPKSLLKKLTIQNVRVYATGNNLFCLTGYSGLDPEVDSVTSSGNFPTPGVDFSSYPRARTFTLGLSVTF; encoded by the coding sequence ATGAAAAAAATCAAGTGTTTATTTCTATTATTGATCTTATGCTCATTTACTGCTGCGTTAGCTCAGCAGAGTGGCAATGTCACAGGAGTAATTACCGATGAGAAAGGCGAAGCCATCATCGGTGCTGCCGTCAAGCTCAAAGGCAGTACTGTCGGTACCGTTACAGATATCGATGGTAAGTTCTCGTTAAAAGCTCCTGCCAGTTCAGTTTTATCAATCAGTTATGTAGGTTATACTTCTCAGGAAGTATCACTCAATGGCCGTACTTCAATTAATGTTCAATTAAAAGAAGACACAAAAAAACTGGATGAAGTAGTCGTAATTGGTTACGGCACAGTAAAAAAACGGGACTTAACCGGCGCAGTATCTTCTGTAAGCGGTAAAGATCTGGCAAAGAATCCAGTCTCCAATGTAACGGAAGCTTTACAAGGCCATTTACCTGGTGTAAACGTGCTGTCTCAGGATGGTCGTCCGGGCGCCACTGTTTCTATTAAAGTGCGTGGTGGCGGTTCTATTACTCAAAGCAATGACCCTATTTTTATTGTTGATGGTTTTCCTGTCAGCGGAATTTCAGATATACCTGCCGACCGTATTGAAAGTATTGATGTATTAAAAGATGCATCTTCTACAGCAATCTATGGAGCACGCGGTGCAAACGGTGTAATTTTGGTTACTACCAAAGATGCAAAAGGAGAAAAAACATCTGTTACTTACAGCAGCTACATTCAATCCAAAACCGCAGCAAAAACATTAGGTGTTGTAGATAATGCTCAAGATTATGTAGGTTATACATGGGGATATGCCGGACTATTAGCAAATACCTCTACCCCTACCACCAGTTCATATTTCCCAATTGGAACAACCTTTTTTGGTTTGGGAACAGATCCGAATGCAGCGGCCAACTGGGCAAAGTATGGCACAATGAAAACCCATAACTATACAAACGATTTGCTTCGTTCTACACTTTCACAGAATCACAATCTGAGCATATCAGGAGGTTCTGAAAAAACAAAATTGCTTTTTGAAGCCAGCTACCTCAATGATAAAGGTATCCGTATCAATTCGGGATACGAACGCTGGAATGCATCTTTGAAAGTCTCTCATCAACTTGCAAAGAAAATGAAGATGGGATTGAACTTAGCTTACATGCAAGCCACCACTAACGGGAAAAATGATGTTGGCAACTTAGCAAGTTCTTATCAATACAGACCCATAGAACCTCTGGGAGATGGAAGTAACTACAGTGGCTGGGGTAACGGCGATGCCAATGTAGATCTTTCAAAAAATGTAGTAGATATCATCAACAACATTACTCAGGTAAATAAAGACCAGAATTTAAGAGGACAAGCAACTTTGAACTGGGAGATTATTAATGGCCTTATTTTGAATGATGAATTAGGTTTAGGTAGATCCTGGAGTGATGATAAGTATTGGGATAATGGCTATAATACGGCATATAAGTATGCTAAATTGAATGAATCCGCAGGCTGGAATACACGTAATGCTGTCACTTTAAACTATAAAGTACCAGGCTTGGGCAAAAGTAATAGTTTGAATCTTTTAGCAGGACAGGAAGTTGTGTTATCCAACAGTAATAAAACATGGATCTATGGCGCAGGCTATCCTGCTACATTTGGCTTCAATGATGCCTTTGGACAGATCACAATGACAGATCCGAGCAAGGGAAAAGATGAACGTGGTTATACGATTGGAACACCCGACAGAACATTATCTTATTTTGGCCGCGCAAATTATTCTCTTTTAGAACGTTACCTGTTAACAGCCACATTCCGTGCTGATGGTTCTACCAAATTTGCGCCAAACAATCGTTGGGGTTATTTCCCGGCAGCCGCATTGGCATGGCGCCTTTCTGATGAACCTTTTATGGCAAGCGCTAAGTCTTGGTTAGATAACCTGAAAGTGAGATTGTCTTATGGTGAATCAGGAGCCGACAATATCAGCTCTTCTTTGTGGAAAGATGTTTGGACACCTAGTACAGCAACAGTAAACGGAGTCGTTGTAACAACTTACATTCCGGGCTCTTTGCTTCCTAATCCTAATTTGAAATGGGAAACTACCATCTCACGTAACTTAGGTGTTGATTTCGGCTTTTGGAACAACCGTTTGAGCGGTACAGTAGAGCTTTACTATAACACAAACAAAGACCTGTTGCTGAGAGTCCCGGTTGATGTTACAACCGGATATCAATATCAATACCAGAATATGGGCAAAACTTCCAATAAGGGGATTGAATTGTCTTTGAATGCAGGCATCATTAAATCGAAAGATTTTAATCTAAAAGCAGGCATCAACTACAACTATAATATCAATAAAATTGAACAACTGGCTCCTGGTATGATAACCACTTATGGTCAGATTTTCGGATCTACCACCAAACTTCCGACTTACGAATATCAATTAATTAAAGGACATTCGGTAGGTACGTTGATGAGTTATCACAACACTGGTTATTATAGCGTGAATGACTTTGATTACAATGCGTCAACAAAGACATATACATTGAAATCAGGAGTTGCTGATTTCCCATTGAGTGTTAACTATCCGGGTCAAAAACTATTCAATCTTGCTTCAGGACAAAAGGCGTTCCCCGGATGTTTAAAACTGGCTACAAATGCAGATGGTACTGCAACTTTGAATCAATATGACATGACTCCCAAGCATACCGGAGGATTCAATCTGAATGGCAATTATAAGAACTTTGATTTCAGCGCCAACTTTACTTGGCAGATAGGTGGAAAAATATTCAATGCTCAGGCAATGAATGACTTCTATGGAAACAAAGATGGATCTTTAGGAGCAAACCACTTTGCATATTTCAGCAATAGCTACAGATTATGGGAAGTTAAAGACGGACAAATGACATATTACTCTGATCCTGACAATTTGAACCGTATCAATGCAAATGCTTCTTATGCTTTACCAACTTTCGAAAACGCCATAATGCTTGACAACTGGGTTGAAGATGCATCTTTCCTGCGTTTAGCTACATTGACAATAGGTTATACGTTACCAAAATCGTTACTGAAAAAACTGACTATCCAAAATGTGCGTGTTTATGCAACAGGAAATAACCTGTTCTGTTTGACCGGCTATTCCGGACTTGATCCTGAAGTTGACTCGGTTACTTCAAGCGGCAATTTCCCAACTCCGGGTGTTGACTTTAGTTCATATCCGCGTGCACGGACATTTACTTTGGGTTTAAGCGTAACATTTTAA
- a CDS encoding ImmA/IrrE family metallo-endopeptidase: MKQVVNITPDMISWAIKRAGFSVDVFIEKHPQIVAWIEGTKQPTVKQLEDFARKTYLPFGYFFLPEPPKEELPIPFFRTNNNVLAQININVYDTILLLQQRQDWLKNYLIDNEFDRLDFVGRFSNNDAVSSIVEDIRKTLNLHESWACEFKTWEAAQNHLVEQIEDKGIIVVFNGVVENNGYRKIPVDECRGFVMVDAMAPFMFVNNADSKAAQMFTILHELAHIWIGRSAGFDFRKLQPAQDANEQLCDKVAAEFLVPKNTFISFWNQKPNYKAASHFFKVSEIVIARRALDNGLISKDAFFSFYEEYIHREFAKKEDQTGGGDFYATARKRLSLTFATHVFNALRSGDLLYRDAYKLTSLKGDTFQAFFAKNFNMA; encoded by the coding sequence ATGAAACAAGTTGTTAATATCACTCCAGACATGATTAGCTGGGCTATAAAACGTGCTGGCTTCTCTGTAGATGTTTTTATTGAGAAACATCCCCAGATAGTGGCATGGATAGAGGGAACAAAACAACCGACCGTCAAACAGCTAGAAGATTTTGCCAGAAAAACTTATCTTCCTTTTGGCTATTTTTTCTTACCCGAACCTCCGAAGGAAGAACTTCCTATTCCTTTTTTTAGAACCAATAATAATGTACTAGCGCAAATCAATATCAATGTATATGATACGATTTTGTTGCTACAGCAACGTCAGGACTGGCTCAAAAACTATCTTATAGACAACGAATTTGACAGACTGGATTTCGTTGGAAGATTCAGTAACAATGACGCTGTTAGTTCTATTGTTGAAGATATAAGAAAGACTCTGAATTTACATGAAAGTTGGGCTTGTGAATTCAAAACATGGGAAGCTGCTCAAAACCATCTTGTAGAACAGATAGAAGATAAAGGAATCATTGTCGTTTTTAATGGTGTCGTCGAGAATAATGGCTATAGAAAAATTCCTGTAGATGAATGTCGTGGATTTGTAATGGTGGATGCCATGGCTCCTTTTATGTTTGTAAATAATGCTGATAGCAAGGCTGCTCAAATGTTCACGATTTTACATGAATTAGCACATATATGGATAGGCAGAAGTGCTGGTTTTGACTTCAGAAAATTACAACCTGCGCAAGATGCAAACGAACAACTTTGCGATAAAGTTGCTGCAGAATTTTTGGTACCCAAAAATACCTTTATTTCTTTTTGGAATCAAAAACCTAATTATAAAGCGGCTTCTCATTTTTTCAAAGTAAGTGAAATTGTTATTGCACGTCGAGCATTAGATAATGGATTAATTAGTAAAGATGCTTTCTTTTCTTTCTACGAAGAGTATATTCACCGTGAATTTGCAAAGAAAGAAGATCAGACAGGAGGCGGGGACTTTTATGCAACAGCTCGCAAAAGATTAAGTCTCACATTTGCCACACACGTATTTAATGCTCTACGGTCTGGAGATTTATTATACAGAGATGCCTATAAACTTACTAGCTTAAAAGGGGACACTTTTCAAGCCTTTTTTGCCAAAAATTTTAATATGGCATGA
- a CDS encoding TonB-dependent receptor: MRKILLAALVQLFVLSLSAQSVVKGRVVDETGLPLPGASVVIGTQGQSTDANGLFKFNSVSGKSAKIKVSFVGFSTVEQAVKVPFNGEIKLQKTSRQMDEVTVLSTRATDKSPVAYTNIDKETLAKSNLGQDVPYLLSQTPSFVATSDGGTGIGYTYFRIRGTDGSRINVTINGIPYNDADEQGTFWVDVPDLTSSLEGMQIQRGVGTSTNGAAAFGANINLQTENYAPKASGELNMAYGSFNTLKMTAKASSGLLNNHWAIDTRLSSVTSDGYIDRASVNMKSYFLQAGYYGEKTTVKFVTFGGTEKTYHAWDGVPKDSLATHRTYNPCGFMGYDANGTPLYYKNQTDNYTQTNYQLLGIHSFSPALTLNAGLHYTRGDGYYEEYKQDQTLTKYSLIPFTVNGTTYKKSDLVRQKKMGNDFAGAVFSLNYNKEKISAQFGGGVNRYWGNHWGEVIWVKNYFGSLLPNSEYYRSKVSKWDANIYLKANYELLPKFNVYGDLQYRRVTYSLNGTNDEWDDAVNGMQILSVDKKFNFFNPKAGALYRPDKNNEAFASFAVAHREPTRTNYTDGSAETWPTNETLYDYEAGYKFHNSLLTAGVNLYYMYYHNQLILTGKLNDIGEALTSNIPVSYRSGIELIGGIKPLSWLRWDANVTMSRNRIKNFTEYVDTYSGDNWDWAEQTVNHLGNTPISFSPSVTANSLFTFTKGNFEAGFQSQYVGKQYIDNTGNDARSLTGYLVNNLRLSYSLPVKGIKGIDLTLLLNNLFNKQYISNAWTYSYYYQADPASQPERYNDFGYYPQAGFNCLAGVAIRF, from the coding sequence ATGAGAAAAATTTTGTTGGCTGCCTTGGTGCAGTTATTTGTGCTATCCCTTTCGGCACAGAGCGTTGTGAAAGGGCGAGTGGTAGACGAAACCGGACTGCCGCTTCCGGGAGCTTCTGTTGTTATTGGCACACAAGGACAAAGTACCGATGCAAACGGGCTATTCAAATTCAATTCTGTGTCGGGTAAATCGGCAAAAATAAAAGTTTCTTTTGTGGGATTTTCAACTGTAGAACAAGCTGTTAAAGTTCCGTTCAATGGTGAAATTAAGTTGCAAAAAACATCCCGCCAGATGGACGAAGTGACTGTGCTTTCGACCCGGGCTACCGATAAATCACCGGTGGCTTATACCAATATCGACAAAGAAACACTGGCAAAGAGCAATCTGGGACAGGATGTGCCCTACCTGCTCTCCCAAACTCCGTCGTTTGTAGCCACTTCCGACGGCGGAACCGGTATCGGCTATACCTATTTCCGAATCCGTGGCACCGACGGTTCACGTATAAACGTGACTATCAACGGAATTCCTTATAATGATGCTGATGAGCAGGGAACCTTTTGGGTAGATGTTCCCGACCTGACCTCCTCGCTCGAAGGGATGCAAATTCAACGTGGCGTGGGCACTTCCACCAATGGTGCAGCCGCATTCGGTGCCAATATCAATTTGCAAACCGAAAACTATGCTCCGAAAGCATCGGGCGAACTCAACATGGCCTACGGTTCGTTCAATACGTTGAAAATGACTGCCAAGGCAAGTTCAGGCCTGTTGAACAATCACTGGGCAATCGACACACGTCTATCTTCAGTAACCTCTGACGGTTATATCGACCGGGCATCTGTCAATATGAAATCCTATTTCCTGCAAGCCGGTTACTACGGAGAAAAAACTACCGTAAAGTTTGTTACCTTCGGTGGAACAGAAAAAACCTATCACGCCTGGGATGGAGTGCCAAAAGACTCTCTGGCTACGCACCGTACCTACAACCCCTGCGGTTTTATGGGCTACGACGCAAATGGAACCCCACTCTATTACAAGAATCAAACGGACAATTACACGCAAACCAATTATCAGTTGCTTGGCATTCATAGTTTCTCGCCAGCGTTGACTCTCAATGCAGGTTTGCACTATACCCGTGGTGATGGTTATTACGAAGAATATAAACAGGATCAGACTTTGACAAAATATTCATTAATACCCTTCACCGTAAACGGAACAACTTACAAGAAAAGCGATTTGGTTCGGCAGAAAAAAATGGGCAACGACTTTGCCGGTGCCGTCTTTTCATTGAATTATAACAAGGAAAAAATTTCTGCTCAGTTTGGAGGCGGAGTTAATCGCTACTGGGGCAATCACTGGGGCGAAGTCATTTGGGTGAAAAATTATTTTGGCAGCCTGTTACCAAACTCGGAATATTATCGCAGCAAAGTAAGTAAATGGGATGCTAATATTTATCTGAAAGCCAATTACGAACTGCTTCCCAAATTTAATGTTTACGGAGATCTTCAATATCGCCGCGTGACCTATTCATTGAACGGAACCAACGACGAATGGGACGATGCCGTTAACGGAATGCAAATTCTGTCTGTCGATAAGAAATTCAATTTCTTTAATCCGAAAGCAGGTGCACTCTATCGTCCCGATAAAAACAATGAAGCATTTGCATCGTTTGCTGTTGCACACCGCGAACCGACCCGCACCAATTACACCGACGGTTCTGCCGAAACATGGCCAACGAACGAAACATTATATGATTATGAAGCCGGGTACAAATTCCATAATTCACTATTGACTGCCGGAGTGAACCTTTATTACATGTATTATCATAACCAATTGATTTTAACCGGCAAACTCAACGATATCGGAGAAGCCCTGACATCAAACATTCCTGTTAGTTATCGCTCTGGTATAGAACTGATAGGCGGGATCAAACCGCTGTCGTGGTTACGTTGGGATGCCAACGTGACCATGAGTCGCAACCGGATTAAAAACTTTACCGAATATGTAGACACCTATTCCGGCGACAACTGGGACTGGGCTGAACAAACGGTAAATCACCTTGGTAATACGCCAATTTCCTTCTCTCCTTCGGTAACAGCCAACAGTTTGTTCACGTTTACCAAAGGTAATTTTGAAGCCGGATTTCAATCGCAGTATGTTGGCAAACAATACATTGACAACACCGGGAATGATGCACGTTCTTTAACAGGTTATCTTGTCAATAATCTTCGACTGAGCTATTCGTTGCCGGTAAAAGGAATTAAAGGAATTGACCTGACGCTTTTACTGAACAACCTGTTCAACAAGCAGTATATCAGCAATGCCTGGACCTATTCTTACTATTATCAGGCAGACCCGGCCAGCCAACCTGAACGCTACAATGATTTCGGGTATTACCCCCAGGCAGGCTTCAATTGCCTTGCAGGAGTAGCAATACGGTTTTGA
- a CDS encoding DEAD/DEAH box helicase, which yields MLQLIVCIRKHVLFGYILMPYMAEYNKTTAHFTLVEQFTSKRDYFKKSPKEIQQLVKASAELSDQNIAHQFFKNTGNLKSAWDDANELKQNFVREYVDKRIDLILNVMQEKKLPLFFKDEKYANVYTDDLIELLPQKSRAVFHFNRMEDETRYFLSVRYNGKSIRLFEKAAYVLHQSPCRIIIDNRLYSFPDIDAKKLLPFILKEYVSVPKAMEEKYFKTFVLHAIRDFDVEAEGFTIETYRGNPAPVLLLEKDLQGNYAFMLQFDYPDKSWKYFEERKVSVKFQNRDDEYFFCKTFRNELFETKAIERIKELGLEFCNDQFIRITGRNQDQYVAQLGAIEWLKNNRQKLEDASIGFRQHLDKVFSLDTPELREEFSAKRDWFDLNIWVYVGSQKIPFPSLKEYILAKQREVVLPNGEIAILPEEWLARFEGVFLMAEGKYDKMRLSVQHANLLRAEEEPEDKISAEKNSPLGWQEAPTGLNASLRHYQMIGYNWMLALLQQNRGFCLADDMGLGKTIQVIAVLLHQLRTIDNQKNSDIQPGLFDEPARKTYQPNLIVVPTSLIFNWQQEIRKFAPSLTVWVHHGPARDRSLERAAKRAVILTSYSLVRNDIDLFKNIHFQNIILDESQYVKNPASKTYQALMQLSADHKLLLTGTPIENSLADLWAQMNFANKGFLHSFSYFNSNFIDPIEKDKNPRREELLKKMIAPFILRRTKEEVAPELPKLSVQVVYCEMEEDQAKLYEEEKSKVRNEILETREQASRLKMSNYVQQALTRLRQIANHPALCGYDDYPSGKYDSIIEALENVRNRKHKVLIFSSFVMHLNLFRTYFEENNLDYCMLTGETTNRQEVVERFQNNRDISFFLISIKAGGVGLNLTAADYVFIVDPWWNPAVEMQAVSRAHRIGQQQNVFVYHFITRGTIEEKIRLLQEEKTGLAKTFVNSENNIQPADLDAYLELVME from the coding sequence ATGCTCCAACTCATTGTCTGTATCCGCAAGCATGTCTTATTTGGGTATATTCTAATGCCTTATATGGCAGAATACAATAAAACCACCGCACATTTTACGCTTGTCGAACAATTTACTTCCAAACGCGATTATTTCAAAAAATCTCCGAAAGAAATTCAGCAATTGGTTAAAGCCAGTGCCGAATTGAGCGATCAAAACATTGCGCACCAGTTTTTCAAAAACACCGGCAATCTGAAATCTGCCTGGGATGACGCCAATGAGCTGAAACAGAATTTTGTAAGAGAATACGTAGATAAGCGTATCGATCTTATTCTGAATGTGATGCAGGAGAAAAAACTGCCACTTTTCTTCAAAGATGAAAAATATGCAAACGTCTATACCGACGATCTAATCGAGCTGTTGCCTCAAAAAAGCCGTGCGGTTTTCCATTTTAACCGCATGGAGGATGAAACACGCTATTTTTTGTCAGTTCGATACAACGGAAAGAGTATCCGTTTGTTCGAGAAGGCAGCTTACGTGCTGCATCAATCGCCCTGCCGCATCATTATAGACAACCGCCTCTACTCATTTCCCGATATCGATGCAAAAAAACTGTTGCCTTTCATCCTGAAAGAGTATGTGTCAGTGCCCAAAGCGATGGAGGAAAAATATTTCAAGACGTTCGTTTTACATGCAATACGTGATTTTGATGTAGAAGCGGAAGGTTTTACCATTGAAACGTATCGCGGAAATCCCGCACCTGTGCTTTTGCTTGAGAAAGACCTGCAGGGCAATTACGCGTTTATGCTACAGTTCGATTATCCCGACAAAAGCTGGAAATATTTTGAAGAGCGTAAAGTGTCCGTAAAATTTCAAAACCGGGACGATGAATATTTCTTTTGCAAAACATTCCGCAATGAATTATTTGAAACAAAGGCGATTGAGCGCATAAAAGAGCTGGGTCTCGAATTTTGCAACGATCAGTTTATCAGGATAACCGGGCGCAATCAGGATCAGTATGTGGCTCAACTTGGAGCCATAGAATGGCTGAAAAACAACAGACAAAAGCTGGAAGATGCCAGCATCGGTTTCCGGCAGCATCTTGACAAGGTTTTCTCGTTGGATACGCCCGAGCTGAGGGAAGAATTTTCGGCAAAACGCGATTGGTTCGACCTTAACATTTGGGTATACGTAGGTTCGCAAAAAATCCCATTCCCATCGCTGAAAGAGTACATTTTGGCCAAACAACGGGAAGTTGTGCTTCCTAACGGTGAAATCGCGATTCTTCCCGAAGAGTGGCTGGCTCGTTTCGAAGGCGTTTTTTTGATGGCCGAGGGAAAATACGACAAAATGAGGTTGTCGGTGCAACATGCCAATTTGTTGCGAGCCGAAGAAGAACCGGAAGACAAGATTTCAGCAGAGAAGAATTCGCCGCTCGGATGGCAGGAAGCGCCGACAGGGCTGAATGCATCGCTCCGTCATTACCAAATGATTGGCTACAACTGGATGCTGGCGTTGCTTCAGCAAAACCGTGGTTTTTGTCTGGCCGACGATATGGGGTTGGGAAAAACCATCCAGGTGATAGCTGTATTGCTGCACCAATTACGAACGATTGACAATCAGAAAAATAGTGACATTCAGCCGGGACTGTTTGACGAACCGGCAAGAAAGACGTATCAACCCAATTTGATTGTGGTGCCTACGTCGCTGATATTCAACTGGCAACAGGAGATCCGAAAATTTGCCCCATCGCTCACCGTGTGGGTGCATCACGGACCTGCCCGCGACCGTTCGCTGGAACGAGCAGCAAAACGTGCCGTCATTCTTACCTCGTACAGTCTGGTGCGCAATGATATCGATCTGTTTAAAAACATTCATTTTCAGAATATTATTCTGGACGAAAGTCAGTACGTGAAGAATCCGGCATCGAAAACCTATCAGGCATTGATGCAATTATCCGCCGATCACAAACTGCTCCTGACCGGTACTCCGATTGAAAATTCGCTTGCCGACCTGTGGGCGCAAATGAATTTTGCCAATAAAGGTTTCCTCCATTCGTTTTCGTATTTCAACAGCAATTTCATCGATCCGATCGAAAAAGACAAGAATCCGCGACGTGAAGAGTTGTTGAAAAAGATGATAGCTCCGTTTATTTTGCGACGAACGAAAGAAGAGGTGGCTCCCGAGTTGCCGAAACTCTCGGTACAGGTGGTCTATTGCGAGATGGAAGAAGATCAGGCCAAACTCTACGAAGAAGAGAAGTCGAAGGTGCGGAACGAAATTCTCGAAACCCGCGAACAGGCCAGTCGGTTGAAGATGTCCAATTATGTTCAACAGGCACTTACCCGCCTGCGCCAGATTGCCAATCATCCGGCTTTGTGCGGATACGACGATTACCCTTCGGGCAAGTACGATTCGATTATCGAAGCGCTGGAAAATGTTCGCAACCGGAAGCATAAAGTACTTATATTCTCTTCGTTTGTGATGCACCTGAATCTTTTTAGGACTTATTTTGAGGAGAACAATCTCGACTACTGCATGTTGACGGGCGAAACCACCAACCGACAGGAAGTGGTGGAACGCTTCCAGAACAACCGGGATATCTCCTTCTTCCTGATTTCGATCAAAGCCGGTGGCGTAGGACTAAACCTGACCGCTGCCGATTATGTCTTTATCGTCGACCCGTGGTGGAATCCTGCGGTAGAGATGCAGGCCGTCAGTCGGGCGCACCGCATCGGACAGCAGCAGAATGTATTTGTTTACCACTTTATTACACGGGGAACGATTGAAGAAAAAATACGGCTTTTGCAGGAAGAAAAAACAGGATTGGCCAAGACTTTCGTCAACTCCGAGAACAATATTCAACCCGCCGATCTGGACGCTTACCTCGAGCTGGTGATGGAATAA
- a CDS encoding DUF4411 family protein, with translation MKVYVLDSNFFIQAHRAYYPLDIAVGFWLKVKQLAHEGKIISIDKVKNELYDKNDELELWCKENLPENFFQETDDIMPAYSRLILWTNTQRSHFLPKAIDEFLDADEADAFLVAYALTDNQNRVIVTQEVSEPTRKNKIKIPQPANVFHIRYVNAMTMFRELGESF, from the coding sequence ATGAAGGTATACGTCTTAGATAGCAATTTCTTTATACAAGCACATCGGGCATATTATCCTCTCGATATTGCAGTAGGTTTCTGGCTAAAAGTGAAACAGCTTGCACATGAAGGCAAAATCATCAGTATCGACAAGGTTAAAAATGAATTGTATGACAAAAATGATGAGTTAGAATTATGGTGTAAAGAAAATCTACCTGAAAACTTCTTTCAGGAAACAGATGACATCATGCCGGCTTACTCCCGTTTGATTTTATGGACAAATACTCAAAGAAGTCACTTTTTACCCAAGGCTATTGATGAGTTTTTAGATGCGGATGAAGCTGATGCCTTCTTAGTTGCTTATGCTTTGACAGACAATCAAAATAGAGTAATTGTCACTCAAGAAGTAAGCGAGCCCACACGCAAAAATAAAATTAAAATACCTCAACCTGCAAATGTTTTTCACATTCGATATGTGAATGCCATGACCATGTTTAGAGAACTCGGCGAATCTTTTTAA